Proteins from one Palaemon carinicauda isolate YSFRI2023 chromosome 26, ASM3689809v2, whole genome shotgun sequence genomic window:
- the LOC137619435 gene encoding probable serine/threonine-protein kinase fhkB — MPDCPNWRSRTLTAEMSHLHHQMLYCLLTLYVVRTHLADASVFYERQEENSRCGNIFKTTSVASLTACASICANGIMSFECPVSAFANIISYNGIYSFYYYSNNHHDLNHYSNHHHDPNLNHDANNYHDHNHYSNHHHDLNHYSNNYHNINHDSNNYHNPNYYSNNYLSLNHDSNNYCNPNYYSNNHHDLNHYSNNYHDSNHYSNNYHNLNHDSNNYHNPNYYSNNYHDLNHYSNYHDPNHYSNNHHDLNHYSNNYHDLNHYSNNYYDPNYYSNNYHGPNHYSNTYHNSNNHHNLNYYSNN, encoded by the exons ATGCCGGATTGCCCTAACTGGCGCAGCAG GACACTCACAGCAGAGATGTCTCACCTACATCACCAGATGCTGTATTGTCTGCTGACTCTCTACGTCGTCAGGACCCACTTGGCAGACGCCAGTGTCTTCTACGAGAGACAGGAGGAGAACAGCCGCTGTGGAAACATCTTCAAGACCACTAGCGTGGCATCTCTCACAGCCTGCGCCTCCATATGTGCAAATGGTATCATGAGCTTTGAGTGTCCCGTTTCAGCTTTTG CCAACATCATCTCTTACAACGGTATCTACAGCTTCTACTACTACTCCAACAACCACCACGACCTCAACCACTACTCCAACCACCACCACGACCCCAACCTCAACCACGACGCCAACAACTACCACGACCACAACCACTACTCCAACCACCACCACGACCTCAACCACTACTCCAACAACTACCACAACATCAACCACGACTCCAACAACTACCACAACCCCAACTACTACTCAAACAACTACCTCAGCCTCAACCACGACTCCAACAACTACTGCAACCCCAACTACTATTCCAACAACCACCACGACCTCAACCACTACTCCAACAACTACCATGACTCCAACCACTACTCCAACAACTACCACAACCTCAACCACGACTCCAACAACTACCACAACCCCAACTACTACTCCAACAACTACCACGACCTCAACCACTACTCCAACTACCACGACCCCAACCACTACTCCAACAACCACCACGACCTCAACCACTACTCCAACAACTACCATGACCTCAACCACTACTCCAACAACTACTACGACCCCAACTACTACTCCAACAACTACCACGGCCCCAACCACTACTCCAACACCTACCACAACTCCAACAACCACCACAACCTCAACTACTACTCCAACAAC